The Deltaproteobacteria bacterium genome window below encodes:
- a CDS encoding TRAP transporter small permease — MKSLRAFEAALLRVEGTVAVALVVLMLALAGYNVVYRNVLVPMQRHWAHSGPKPAAAEPDATPAAPATPAAAGAAASPATPPPDKSAAEGFAGDWGEGGEIDAPADDDPEAKAAEAKAEAAKAAAAKAEAAKDDAGDFGGDWGEDDGAAAAPAEPGAAEGFAGDWGEGGDAKAPADRADAKPDEGGDDFGDEADSDPFANLPDIDAKGGPAAPPIDPDEGGPPPEGSFAANMVAFIDAIKLDWIDVLLRQLVILVSFFGAMMATHRGKHINVDALSKLVPPTGRRALSVVTNALAVGVCAVFARAGAELVAIGREHPSPLMPWADEWAFQLMFPLGFGLLAFHFGVRLLEALTGTAPVAEAPMVDTPSVARKGEA, encoded by the coding sequence ATGAAGTCGTTGCGCGCGTTCGAGGCGGCGCTGCTGCGGGTCGAGGGCACCGTCGCGGTGGCGCTGGTCGTGCTGATGCTCGCGCTCGCGGGCTACAACGTGGTGTACCGCAACGTGTTGGTGCCGATGCAGCGGCACTGGGCGCACAGCGGGCCCAAGCCCGCGGCGGCCGAGCCCGACGCGACGCCGGCGGCCCCGGCCACGCCCGCGGCGGCCGGCGCTGCGGCGAGCCCCGCGACGCCGCCACCCGACAAGAGCGCGGCCGAGGGCTTCGCGGGTGACTGGGGCGAGGGCGGTGAGATCGACGCGCCGGCCGACGACGACCCCGAAGCGAAGGCCGCCGAAGCGAAGGCCGAAGCAGCGAAGGCCGCCGCAGCGAAGGCCGAAGCAGCGAAGGACGACGCCGGCGATTTCGGCGGCGACTGGGGCGAGGACGACGGCGCCGCGGCGGCGCCGGCCGAGCCCGGCGCGGCCGAGGGCTTCGCGGGTGACTGGGGCGAGGGTGGCGACGCCAAGGCGCCGGCCGATCGCGCCGATGCGAAGCCCGACGAGGGCGGCGACGACTTCGGCGACGAGGCCGATTCCGATCCGTTCGCGAACCTGCCGGACATCGACGCCAAGGGCGGGCCCGCCGCGCCGCCGATCGACCCCGACGAGGGCGGCCCGCCGCCCGAGGGCTCGTTCGCCGCCAACATGGTCGCGTTCATCGATGCCATCAAGCTCGACTGGATCGACGTGTTGCTGCGGCAGCTGGTGATCCTCGTCAGCTTCTTCGGCGCGATGATGGCGACCCACCGCGGCAAGCACATCAACGTCGATGCGCTCAGCAAGCTGGTACCGCCGACTGGCCGCCGCGCGCTCTCGGTCGTGACCAACGCGCTGGCCGTCGGGGTCTGCGCGGTGTTCGCCCGCGCCGGCGCCGAGTTGGTCGCGATCGGACGCGAGCACCCCAGCCCGCTGATGCCGTGGGCCGACGAGTGGGCGTTCCAGCTGATGTTCCCGCTCGGCTTCGGGCTGCTGGCGTTCCACTTCGGGGTCCGCCTGCTCGAGGCGCTCACCGGCACCGCGCCGGTGGCAGAAGCGCCGATGGTCGACACGCCGTCGGTGGCGCGCAAAGGGGAGGCCTAG